The Zestosphaera sp. genome includes a window with the following:
- a CDS encoding CDC48 family AAA ATPase, translated as MVGNDAVELRVETAGAKDVGRKIGRLPRRVMNALEVSSGDYIEVESDKGSAVLQVLPSIRDEDDYIIRIDGYTREALGVGVGDMVRVRRISVVKGSKVVLAPTIPMRWDRGFIDYVKEQLLYKPVKRGEVVFITYYFLPEPIKFVVIATQPQQVVYIDADTYLELREEPVKEEAVRRAVPRITWEDIGDLEEVKERIREIVELPMRHPELFKHLGIEPPKGVLLHGPPGVGKTLLAKALANEIGAYFIVINGPEIMSKYYGESEQRLREIFEEARKNAPAIIFIDEIDSIAPKREEVIGEVEKRVVAQLLTLMDGLQERGKIVVIGATNRIDAVDPALRRPGRFDREIEIPPPDKRARKAILEVHTRNVPLAEDINLDELASITHGFTGADLAALVKEAAMSALRRFMRSEQVDLNKPIPPEILKKLVVMKGDFMEALKIVHPSLLREVFVEVPEVRWSDIGGLEDVKQQLQEAVEWPLKAPQVFENMGVRPPRGILLYGPPGCGKTLLAKAVATESGANFIAIKGPEILSKWVGESEKAIREIFRRARQVAPAIIFFDEIDSIAPARGFRGGDSGVTDRIVNQLLAEMDGIQTLKNVVVIAATNRADILDPALLRPGRFDRIIFVPPPDKRSRLQILKVHIRKVPLAEDVELEKLAEMTEGFSGADLEALVREAVMLALREKFEPRPISMRYFLQALKTIKPSLTRDMLESYQRTYETLKKMVI; from the coding sequence ATGGTTGGTAATGATGCTGTAGAGCTGCGGGTTGAGACTGCAGGTGCTAAGGATGTCGGGCGTAAGATCGGCAGACTCCCGAGGAGGGTCATGAACGCCCTCGAGGTGTCTTCCGGCGACTACATAGAGGTGGAGTCCGACAAGGGCTCCGCAGTGCTTCAGGTTCTCCCTTCGATAAGGGATGAGGATGACTACATCATAAGGATAGATGGTTACACGCGTGAGGCGCTGGGGGTTGGTGTGGGCGATATGGTCCGCGTGAGAAGAATCAGCGTCGTTAAGGGTTCTAAGGTGGTGCTCGCTCCCACGATACCGATGAGGTGGGACAGAGGATTCATTGACTACGTTAAGGAGCAACTGCTTTACAAGCCAGTCAAGAGGGGGGAGGTCGTCTTCATAACGTATTACTTCCTACCTGAACCCATAAAGTTCGTTGTCATAGCCACGCAGCCACAGCAAGTTGTCTACATTGACGCGGATACGTATCTGGAGCTGAGGGAGGAGCCCGTTAAGGAGGAGGCCGTCAGGAGGGCTGTGCCGAGGATCACTTGGGAGGACATAGGTGACCTGGAGGAGGTTAAGGAGCGGATCAGGGAGATAGTTGAGCTACCTATGAGACATCCAGAGCTCTTCAAGCACTTGGGCATAGAGCCTCCTAAAGGAGTCTTACTCCACGGCCCGCCAGGTGTTGGGAAGACTTTGCTGGCGAAGGCTCTGGCAAACGAGATAGGGGCTTACTTCATAGTTATCAACGGTCCTGAGATTATGAGTAAGTATTATGGTGAGTCTGAGCAGAGGTTGAGGGAGATTTTCGAGGAGGCCAGAAAGAACGCGCCAGCAATAATATTCATAGACGAAATAGACTCAATAGCACCAAAAAGAGAAGAAGTAATAGGAGAAGTAGAAAAAAGAGTAGTAGCACAACTACTAACACTAATGGACGGGCTTCAGGAGAGGGGTAAGATAGTAGTTATAGGGGCTACGAACAGGATAGACGCAGTCGACCCAGCCCTGAGAAGGCCGGGAAGATTCGACAGGGAAATAGAGATACCGCCCCCGGACAAGAGAGCTAGGAAGGCCATTCTAGAGGTCCACACTAGGAACGTGCCTCTAGCGGAGGACATCAACCTGGATGAGTTGGCCAGTATAACGCATGGTTTCACGGGGGCTGATCTAGCGGCGTTAGTTAAGGAGGCAGCGATGTCCGCTTTAAGACGCTTCATGAGAAGTGAGCAGGTAGATCTAAACAAGCCAATACCGCCGGAGATCCTCAAGAAGTTGGTGGTGATGAAGGGGGACTTCATGGAAGCGTTGAAGATAGTTCACCCCTCATTACTGCGGGAGGTCTTCGTCGAGGTCCCTGAGGTCAGGTGGTCCGACATAGGTGGTCTGGAGGACGTGAAGCAACAGCTTCAGGAGGCTGTTGAGTGGCCTCTCAAGGCCCCGCAGGTCTTTGAGAACATGGGTGTAAGACCTCCTAGGGGTATTCTTCTTTATGGTCCTCCTGGTTGTGGTAAGACCCTCCTAGCTAAGGCCGTGGCGACGGAATCAGGAGCAAACTTCATAGCAATAAAAGGACCAGAAATACTAAGCAAATGGGTAGGAGAATCAGAAAAAGCAATAAGAGAAATATTCAGAAGAGCAAGACAAGTAGCACCAGCAATAATATTCTTCGACGAAATAGACTCAATAGCCCCCGCTAGAGGCTTCAGAGGGGGGGATTCAGGAGTCACCGACAGGATAGTTAACCAGCTCCTCGCTGAGATGGACGGCATACAGACTCTTAAGAACGTGGTGGTTATTGCAGCGACGAATCGCGCGGACATACTAGATCCAGCCTTACTACGTCCAGGGAGGTTCGACAGGATAATATTTGTCCCGCCCCCGGACAAGCGGAGTAGGTTGCAGATACTTAAGGTCCACATTAGGAAAGTCCCCCTAGCAGAAGATGTGGAGTTGGAGAAGTTAGCCGAGATGACGGAAGGGTTCTCAGGCGCCGATTTAGAGGCGCTGGTTAGGGAGGCGGTCATGTTGGCTCTGCGGGAAAAGTTTGAGCCAAGACCTATAAGCATGAGGTACTTCCTCCAAGCATTGAAGACTATTAAACCATCCTTGACTAGAGACATGCTCGAATCATACCAGAGAACCTATGAAACCTTGAAGAAAATGGTCATTTAG
- a CDS encoding CoA-binding protein, translating to MSGLEALFKPRSIAVVGASRQPGKIGYEILRNLKEYGYTGKIYPINPQAKEILGIKVYPSISAVPDEIDMVVVSVPAAMVPDVIDEAGKKGAKVAVIISSGFKEVGRHDLEEEVVRRAGKYGMRVLGPNIFGVVYTPMRMNASFGPKDVIPGSIAFLTQSGALGIALIGMTIVEKIGVSAIVSIGNKSDIDDADLLDYLINDEDTKVILIYLEGVKDGRRFIDAARKVSTVKPVIVIKAGKTEVGAKAVASHTGSLAGNVVIYSSVFKQTGILEAKNIEEAFDWARTLSYLPEYKGGDLVVVTNGGGAGVLVTDTLALNGIQLSSPPETLVNELKPKLPGFASLGNPIDVTGMITNEGYVDAVMSALLNERVGAVLAVYCQTAVTDPTIIAGSIVRKIKELGGLPKPLVISFIGGEEVYWAIQKFNDAGIPAYPMPERAASAIAALINYSKTRARLASNA from the coding sequence ATGAGTGGGTTAGAAGCGCTGTTCAAGCCCAGATCCATAGCGGTGGTCGGTGCGTCGAGGCAGCCGGGCAAGATTGGGTACGAGATACTCAGGAATCTTAAGGAGTACGGGTATACGGGCAAGATATACCCGATAAATCCTCAAGCTAAGGAGATACTTGGTATTAAGGTTTACCCAAGTATCTCAGCAGTTCCGGACGAGATAGATATGGTCGTTGTTTCGGTTCCGGCGGCCATGGTTCCCGACGTTATAGATGAAGCCGGCAAGAAAGGGGCTAAGGTGGCGGTCATCATATCCTCAGGCTTCAAGGAGGTTGGCAGGCACGATCTTGAGGAGGAGGTTGTGAGAAGGGCTGGGAAGTATGGTATGAGGGTGTTAGGGCCTAATATCTTCGGTGTTGTGTACACACCTATGAGGATGAACGCGTCATTCGGTCCTAAGGACGTGATCCCCGGGAGCATAGCTTTCTTGACTCAGTCAGGCGCGTTAGGCATAGCCCTGATAGGAATGACTATAGTAGAGAAGATAGGAGTCTCTGCTATAGTCAGTATCGGGAATAAGTCGGATATAGATGATGCAGATCTGCTGGACTACCTTATAAACGATGAGGACACTAAAGTTATCTTAATATATCTTGAGGGGGTTAAGGACGGGAGGAGATTCATAGATGCGGCTCGCAAGGTTTCTACAGTCAAGCCTGTGATCGTGATTAAGGCCGGCAAGACTGAGGTCGGTGCTAAAGCGGTTGCGTCTCACACTGGCTCGCTAGCCGGCAACGTGGTCATCTACTCGTCGGTCTTCAAGCAAACCGGAATACTTGAAGCCAAGAATATTGAGGAAGCCTTCGACTGGGCTAGAACGCTCTCTTACCTGCCGGAATATAAGGGAGGAGACCTAGTGGTGGTCACTAACGGCGGCGGTGCGGGAGTGTTGGTGACGGATACCCTAGCGCTGAACGGCATCCAGCTATCATCGCCTCCCGAGACCCTGGTTAACGAGCTTAAACCTAAACTGCCGGGCTTCGCGTCGCTCGGCAATCCGATCGACGTCACGGGCATGATAACTAACGAAGGCTATGTTGACGCGGTCATGTCTGCATTACTGAACGAGCGAGTAGGAGCCGTCCTAGCTGTTTACTGCCAGACAGCGGTGACGGATCCGACGATAATCGCGGGCTCCATTGTGAGGAAGATTAAGGAGCTAGGAGGACTTCCGAAGCCTCTCGTAATATCATTCATAGGTGGTGAAGAGGTTTACTGGGCAATACAGAAGTTCAACGATGCAGGCATCCCAGCATACCCAATGCCTGAAAGGGCCGCCTCAGCTATAGC